Proteins encoded within one genomic window of Sphingosinicella ginsenosidimutans:
- the nusB gene encoding transcription antitermination factor NusB has protein sequence MSTTPKRSQSRSAARLAAVQALYQQEMEGTPIASLLHEFHHHRLGATIDDVDYAEAEVDFFDDLVTGADARREELDALITGKLAPGWTLARLDKPMKAILRAGAYELAARADVPVATAISEYVDVAKAFYDARETGFVNGLLDAIAKEVRT, from the coding sequence ATGTCCACGACCCCGAAACGCTCGCAATCGCGCTCCGCCGCCCGCCTCGCCGCGGTGCAGGCGCTCTATCAGCAGGAGATGGAGGGCACGCCGATCGCGAGCCTGCTCCACGAATTTCACCATCATCGCCTCGGCGCGACCATCGACGATGTCGATTATGCCGAGGCGGAGGTCGATTTCTTCGACGATCTCGTGACCGGCGCCGATGCCCGCCGCGAGGAGCTCGACGCCCTGATCACCGGCAAGCTCGCCCCCGGATGGACGCTTGCGCGGCTCGACAAGCCGATGAAGGCGATCCTTCGCGCCGGCGCCTATGAGCTCGCCGCGCGCGCCGATGTGCCCGTCGCCACCGCGATCAGCGAATATGTCGACGTCGCCAAGGCCTTTTACGACGCGCGCGAGACCGGCTTCGTGAACGGCCTCCTCGATGCGATCGCCAAGGAGGTGCGGACATAG
- a CDS encoding alpha/beta fold hydrolase, translating into MTSLQANRIALPTGVTLNVQTGGTRDGEPIILLHGFPESHRTWRAVAPDLARDHFVVAPDQRGFAGSDKPEGVDAYRTETILADLIALADTLGVDRFTLVGHDWGGAIAWLAALRHPDRIARLVIANSPHPLIFQKSLIEDADQRAASQYIRAFRDPGMERAIAAMGIETFYEKTFGAHTDLTRIPAEERQAYLDQWSAPGALTAMLNWYRASEIVVPAIGEAAGAPAWTLAPFPHLTMPVLVIWGLRDKALLPVQLESLHELVDDLALAATPDAGHFIPWEHPAFVIAAIRDFIAETA; encoded by the coding sequence GTGACAAGTCTCCAGGCCAACCGCATCGCCCTCCCGACCGGGGTCACGCTCAACGTCCAGACTGGCGGCACCCGGGACGGCGAGCCGATCATCCTCCTTCACGGCTTTCCCGAATCGCACCGCACCTGGCGCGCGGTCGCGCCCGATCTCGCGCGCGACCATTTCGTCGTCGCGCCGGACCAGCGTGGCTTCGCAGGATCGGACAAGCCGGAAGGCGTCGACGCCTATCGGACCGAGACGATCCTCGCCGATCTGATCGCGCTTGCCGATACGCTCGGCGTCGATCGCTTCACCCTCGTCGGCCATGACTGGGGCGGGGCCATCGCCTGGCTCGCCGCGCTGCGCCATCCCGATCGGATCGCGCGCCTCGTCATCGCCAATTCGCCGCACCCGCTCATCTTCCAGAAAAGCCTGATCGAGGATGCGGACCAGCGCGCCGCCTCGCAATATATCCGCGCCTTCCGCGATCCGGGGATGGAGCGCGCCATCGCGGCGATGGGCATCGAAACCTTCTACGAAAAGACCTTCGGCGCCCACACGGATCTCACCCGGATCCCCGCCGAAGAGCGGCAAGCCTATCTCGACCAATGGTCCGCGCCCGGCGCGCTGACCGCCATGCTCAACTGGTATCGGGCGAGCGAGATCGTCGTCCCGGCGATCGGCGAGGCGGCCGGGGCGCCGGCCTGGACGCTCGCACCGTTCCCGCACCTCACCATGCCCGTCCTCGTGATCTGGGGGCTGCGCGACAAGGCGCTGCTCCCCGTCCAGCTCGAGTCTCTCCACGAGCTGGTCGACGATCTCGCCCTCGCCGCGACTCCCGATGCGGGCCATTTCATTCCCTGGGAGCATCCCGCCTTCGTCATTGCGGCGATCCGGGATTTCATCGCCGAGACGGCTTAG
- a CDS encoding pirin family protein — protein sequence MSDDPFLQTLLPSTHDLGGFKVHRVLPKRERRTIGPFIFFDQMGPAKLAAGTGIDVRPHPHINLATVTYLFAGAIDHRDSLGTLATIEPGAVNLMTAGKGIAHSERSPASLRPEGPDLSGIQTWLALPSDKEEMDPAFEHVAKDDLPLVEGSGASARIVMGSLWGATSPVTAHSHTIYADIALAAGGAMPIDDEADERAVFLAEGEASLDGMPLSPSTLYVLRPGIAATLRSASGGHVMLCGGAPLDGPRHVWWNFVSSRPERIEQAKADWRAGRFALPPDDHDEFIPLPEVPLTVTYP from the coding sequence ATGAGCGACGATCCCTTCCTCCAGACCCTGCTGCCGTCCACCCATGACCTCGGCGGGTTCAAGGTTCATCGCGTGCTGCCCAAGCGCGAGCGGCGGACGATCGGCCCGTTCATCTTCTTCGATCAGATGGGGCCGGCAAAGCTCGCTGCCGGGACCGGGATCGACGTGCGGCCGCATCCGCACATCAACCTTGCCACCGTGACCTACCTCTTTGCCGGCGCGATCGACCATCGTGATTCGCTCGGCACCTTGGCGACGATCGAGCCCGGCGCCGTCAACCTGATGACTGCCGGCAAGGGGATCGCGCACAGCGAGCGCTCGCCCGCCTCGCTCCGCCCGGAGGGACCGGACCTCTCCGGCATCCAGACCTGGCTCGCGCTTCCCTCGGACAAGGAAGAGATGGACCCGGCCTTTGAGCATGTCGCGAAGGATGATCTTCCGCTCGTGGAGGGCTCCGGCGCGAGCGCCCGGATCGTGATGGGGAGCCTGTGGGGCGCGACCTCGCCGGTCACCGCGCACAGCCACACCATCTACGCCGATATCGCGCTTGCCGCCGGCGGCGCGATGCCGATCGATGACGAGGCGGACGAGCGCGCCGTCTTCCTTGCCGAAGGCGAAGCCTCGCTCGACGGAATGCCTTTGTCGCCGAGCACGCTATATGTCCTGCGGCCCGGCATCGCCGCCACCCTTCGCTCGGCCAGCGGCGGCCATGTCATGCTGTGCGGCGGGGCGCCGCTCGACGGACCGCGCCATGTCTGGTGGAATTTCGTCTCCTCGCGGCCCGAGCGCATCGAGCAGGCCAAAGCGGACTGGCGTGCCGGCCGTTTCGCGCTGCCGCCCGACGACCATGACGAGTTTATCCCGCTCCCCGAGGTGCCGCTGACGGTCACCTATCCGTGA
- a CDS encoding BolA family protein: protein MPSTFTGAVAAEIATRLNAALAPSRLEVVNDSDRHRGHAGHDGSGESHFTVIIESPAFAGKSRLERQRAVNAALGDLLKERIHALAIRASAPGE, encoded by the coding sequence ATGCCATCGACTTTCACCGGCGCCGTCGCCGCCGAAATCGCGACCCGCCTCAACGCCGCCCTCGCCCCGTCGCGCCTCGAGGTGGTCAACGACAGCGACAGGCATCGCGGCCATGCCGGCCATGACGGCAGCGGCGAGAGCCATTTCACCGTCATCATCGAATCCCCCGCCTTCGCCGGCAAGTCCCGCCTCGAACGCCAGCGCGCCGTCAATGCCGCGCTCGGCGATCTCCTGAAGGAGCGCATCCACGCACTGGCGATCCGGGCGAGCGCGCCGGGGGAGTGA
- a CDS encoding J domain-containing protein: MATSERKQRFHGRVEGRSDRCAWQGCDAPGEFRAPGDTRPGFDGPGDWRWLCLDHVREFNSGYNWFDGMTPEEIAAAQNPYGGWDRETRAFASNGADRPPKWADFTDPLDAIGARFRASRPQERRDGRPLSDADRRHLRTLGLEIDVDRRALRTRYAELLRRYHPDRNGGDRTHEKALSQVIEAYTALKSRPAFA; this comes from the coding sequence TTGGCGACGAGCGAGAGAAAGCAGAGATTTCACGGCCGCGTCGAAGGGCGATCGGATCGGTGCGCCTGGCAGGGCTGCGACGCGCCGGGCGAATTCCGCGCGCCGGGCGACACGCGCCCCGGCTTCGACGGGCCGGGCGACTGGCGCTGGCTGTGCCTCGATCATGTGCGCGAGTTCAACAGCGGCTACAATTGGTTCGACGGCATGACGCCGGAGGAGATCGCGGCCGCGCAGAACCCCTATGGCGGCTGGGATCGCGAGACCCGGGCCTTCGCGTCGAACGGCGCCGACCGGCCACCCAAATGGGCCGATTTCACCGATCCGCTCGATGCGATCGGCGCACGCTTCCGCGCGTCGCGTCCGCAGGAGCGGAGGGACGGTCGGCCATTGTCCGATGCCGATCGCCGGCATCTCAGAACCCTCGGCCTCGAGATCGACGTCGATCGCCGGGCGCTGCGCACGCGCTATGCCGAGCTGCTGCGCCGCTACCATCCCGACCGCAATGGCGGCGACCGGACGCACGAGAAAGCGTTGAGCCAAGTGATCGAAGCTTATACGGCGCTCAAGAGCCGGCCGGCCTTCGCCTGA
- the cobS gene encoding cobaltochelatase subunit CobS, which produces MADIPNVNPDSRAATVMDAPDRMVKVRDLFGVDSDMEVPAFSEADERVPDLDPAYVFDPDTTLAICAGFARNRRVMIQGYHGTGKSTHVEQVAARLNWPLIRINLDAHISRIDLIGRDAIVLREGQQVTEFREGLLPWALQTPTALVFDEYDAGRPDVMFVIQRVLETEGKLTLLDQNRVIRPHPYFRLFATTNTVGLGDTTGLYHGTQQINQGQMDRWNIVVTLNYLPAETEARIVLAKSGEYDHEGGRQEVERMIKVAELTRRGFVNGDISTVMSPRTVISWAQNALIFGDIGFAFRLSFLNKCDEAERGIVAEYYQRVFGKDLPESVAGKA; this is translated from the coding sequence ATGGCAGACATTCCCAACGTCAACCCCGACAGCCGCGCCGCGACCGTGATGGACGCGCCCGACCGGATGGTGAAGGTGCGCGATCTGTTCGGAGTCGATTCGGACATGGAGGTGCCTGCCTTCTCCGAGGCCGACGAGCGCGTGCCCGATCTCGATCCCGCCTATGTCTTCGATCCCGATACGACGCTCGCCATCTGCGCCGGCTTCGCGCGCAACCGCCGGGTGATGATCCAGGGCTATCACGGCACCGGCAAGTCGACCCATGTCGAGCAGGTCGCCGCGCGCCTCAACTGGCCGCTGATCCGCATCAACCTCGACGCGCATATCAGCCGCATCGACCTGATCGGGCGCGACGCGATCGTGCTTCGCGAGGGCCAGCAGGTGACGGAGTTCCGCGAAGGGCTGCTGCCCTGGGCGCTGCAGACGCCGACCGCGCTCGTCTTCGACGAATATGATGCCGGCCGGCCGGACGTGATGTTCGTGATCCAGCGCGTGCTGGAGACCGAGGGCAAGCTCACCCTGCTCGACCAGAACCGGGTGATCCGCCCGCACCCCTATTTCCGCCTGTTCGCGACGACGAACACCGTCGGCCTCGGCGACACGACCGGCCTCTATCACGGCACCCAGCAGATCAACCAGGGCCAGATGGACCGCTGGAACATCGTCGTGACGCTCAATTACCTGCCTGCCGAGACCGAGGCGCGGATCGTCCTCGCGAAGTCCGGCGAATATGATCATGAGGGCGGCCGCCAGGAGGTCGAGCGGATGATCAAGGTCGCCGAGCTCACCCGCCGCGGCTTCGTCAACGGCGACATCTCGACCGTGATGAGCCCGCGCACCGTCATCTCCTGGGCGCAGAACGCGCTCATCTTCGGCGACATCGGCTTCGCCTTCCGGCTTTCGTTCCTCAACAAGTGCGACGAGGCGGAGCGCGGGATCGTCGCCGAATATTACCAGCGGGTGTTCGGCAAGGACCTGCCGGAAAGCGTGGCCGGGAAGGCCTGA